In one window of Posidoniimonas corsicana DNA:
- a CDS encoding SCO family protein: MTRFPTFILIAIVLALLGPVCAQGQLLEDKPDEIKDVGVDEKRGAQIPLQLKFRDENDRVVSLGDLCNGERPVLLSLNYSDCPMLCRVQLNGLVDALKQMEMTVGEDFDVVSVSIDPRESPQRAKKTEELYLSSYARQGTAGGWHFLTGTQQNITKLADVVGFRYKYVPERQEFAHTAAVMVCSPEGMVSRYLYGVMFDPQTVRLSLVEAADGKVGSAMDQIILFCFHYDETKGRYGPVARNIMTAGAAFTVLTLAACLLPFWVRRSSGTRPTDGPQEERFAPTDTPDPQAT; this comes from the coding sequence ATGACCCGCTTCCCCACTTTCATCCTGATCGCGATTGTCCTGGCGTTGCTGGGACCGGTGTGCGCCCAGGGGCAGCTGCTGGAGGACAAGCCGGACGAGATCAAGGACGTCGGGGTCGACGAGAAGCGGGGCGCTCAGATCCCGCTGCAACTCAAGTTCCGAGACGAGAACGACCGCGTCGTCTCGCTGGGCGACCTGTGCAACGGCGAGCGGCCGGTGCTGCTGTCGCTGAACTACTCCGACTGCCCGATGCTGTGCCGCGTGCAGCTGAACGGCCTGGTAGACGCGCTCAAGCAGATGGAGATGACCGTCGGCGAGGACTTCGACGTGGTGAGCGTCAGCATCGACCCACGCGAGAGCCCGCAGCGGGCGAAGAAGACCGAGGAACTGTATCTGTCTAGCTACGCAAGGCAGGGCACGGCGGGCGGTTGGCACTTCCTGACCGGCACGCAGCAGAACATCACCAAGCTCGCCGACGTGGTGGGCTTCCGTTACAAGTACGTGCCCGAGCGACAGGAATTCGCCCACACCGCCGCGGTTATGGTCTGCTCACCCGAGGGAATGGTATCGCGGTACCTGTACGGCGTGATGTTCGACCCCCAGACCGTGCGGCTCTCGCTGGTCGAGGCCGCTGACGGCAAGGTCGGATCGGCGATGGACCAGATCATCCTGTTCTGCTTCCACTACGACGAGACCAAGGGCCGGTACGGGCCCGTGGCTCGCAACATAATGACCGCCGGCGCGGCGTTCACGGTCCTGACCCTGGCCGCCTGCCTGCTCCCGTTCTGGGTGCGTCGCAGTTCCGGCACGCGCCCGACCGACGGACCACAGGAGGAGCGGTTCGCTCCCACCGATACCCCGGACCCCCAAGCGACATGA